Proteins encoded in a region of the Saccharothrix ecbatanensis genome:
- a CDS encoding TetR/AcrR family transcriptional regulator, translated as MSRTANPTKRADARRNEKALLDAAASVFVTDGVDAPVRRIAAEAGVGMGTIYRHFPTRADLVVAVYRHQVDACAEAGPALLATAASPFVAMTRWVNLFADFLVTKHGLAAAMRDDHDGFTALHALFLDRLVPVLADILAAARDAGEVKADLTAYQLLRAIGDVCAGAERVDPAYDARLTVQLLLDGCRQR; from the coding sequence TTGTCGAGGACCGCGAACCCGACCAAACGCGCGGACGCCCGGCGGAACGAGAAGGCGCTGCTCGATGCCGCGGCATCGGTGTTCGTCACCGACGGGGTGGACGCGCCGGTTCGCCGGATCGCCGCCGAGGCGGGCGTCGGCATGGGGACCATCTACCGGCACTTCCCCACCCGCGCCGACCTCGTCGTGGCCGTCTACCGGCACCAGGTCGACGCCTGCGCCGAAGCCGGACCCGCCCTGCTCGCGACAGCAGCGTCACCGTTCGTCGCGATGACTCGATGGGTGAACCTCTTCGCGGACTTCCTGGTGACCAAACACGGGCTCGCCGCCGCGATGCGCGACGACCACGACGGCTTCACCGCCCTGCACGCGCTGTTCCTCGATCGCCTGGTGCCGGTGCTGGCCGACATCCTCGCCGCGGCCCGCGACGCGGGCGAAGTCAAGGCTGACCTCACCGCCTACCAACTGCTTCGCGCGATCGGCGACGTCTGCGCGGGCGCCGAACGGGTCGATCCCGCATACGACGCGCGTCTGACCGTTCAGCTGCTGCTCGACGGATGCCGACAGCGGTAG
- a CDS encoding Pls/PosA family non-ribosomal peptide synthetase yields MTIAPDTAFPTLIDAPALFRAGAAAPERTLLDVLADTARRHPHSPALDDGVTSLTYRALLDEVDARSQVLTSSGVGVGDRVGIRVPSGTVDLYLAVLSVLAAGAAYVPVDADDPDERAELVFTEAGVCAVVGETLEMRGTPMGLLGTPSPDDDAWIIFTSGSTGKPKGVAVSHRSAAAFVDAEARLFLPDDPIGPDDRVLAGLSVAFDASCEEMWLAWRNGACLVPAPRALVRTGFDLGPWLVEREVTVVSTVPTLAALWPVDALDDVRLLIFGGEACPPELAERLAVDGREVWNTYGPTEATVVACAARLTGDGPVRIGLPLDGWELAVVDATGAPVPMGGSGELVIGGVGLARYLDPAKDAEKFAPLPGLASYGPGWDRAYRSGDLVRAEPEGLLFLGRADEQVKLGGRRIELGEVDAALQALPTVAGAAAAVRTTKGGNQVLVGYVVAAEDFDHADALARLRTALPAALVPLLAVVDTLPTRTSGKVDRAALPWPLPSLDVGVPEDTLTGTEAWLAEQWTELLGARITSPDADFFAHGGGSLAAAQLVSTIRTRHSGGSVNDIYQHPTLRQLAARLDELSGHRAATREVVPTPRRTGVIQSLLLIPLMSLIGLRWSVALAAVGNLIGFTTPVSWWWIAAGWLLFVSPPGKVAIAAGGARLLLRGLRPGTYPRGGGVHLRLWTAERLAEFSGATNLAGSWLTHYARALGAKIGPDVDLHSAPPVTGMLKLGKGSAIEPEVDLTGHWVDGDRLHVGRIRVGAGASVGARSTLFPGARVAKRAEVAPGSGVTGSVPTGQRWAGVPATRDGKAGRPGPRPPRSLWWKLVYAVTTSALGLLPVAAAVPAVLLVVRQPLTLGSALLSVPLATVAWLGAYALLVLVSVRLLGIGLRAGTYPVHSRIAWQAWTTERLMNMARVALFPLYASLFTPVWLRALGMKVGRRVEASTVLALPKMTTIGDGAFLADDTMVASYELGGGWLRIAAARVGKRAFLGNSGMTAPGRSVPNRGLVGVLSATPKRAKAGSSYLGMPPMKLPRAAEQGDQSRTFDPPRRLVVARALVELCRVVPVMCHVALVVGVVFALRAVMSLWAWPLLAGLVLLAAGVAACAVAAVAKWLLVGRFRAREHPLWSGFVWRNELADTFVEVLAVPWLVGSAGGSPVMALWLRSLGARIGRGTWIESYWFPESDLVRLGDGATVNRGCVVQTHLFHDRILRMDKVDLADGATLGPHGIVLPGATVGAHATVGPASLVMRGEHVPAGTRWLGNPISAWR; encoded by the coding sequence GTGACCATCGCCCCCGACACCGCCTTCCCCACGCTGATCGACGCGCCGGCGCTGTTCCGCGCCGGGGCCGCCGCGCCCGAGCGCACCCTGCTCGACGTCCTGGCCGACACGGCCCGCCGGCACCCCCACTCCCCCGCGCTGGACGACGGCGTCACTTCGCTGACCTACCGCGCGCTCCTGGACGAGGTCGACGCGCGGAGCCAGGTGTTGACCTCGTCCGGCGTGGGTGTCGGCGACCGGGTCGGCATCCGCGTCCCGTCCGGCACGGTCGACCTGTACCTGGCGGTGCTGTCCGTTCTCGCGGCCGGTGCGGCGTACGTGCCGGTGGACGCCGACGATCCCGACGAGCGCGCCGAACTCGTGTTCACCGAAGCGGGTGTGTGCGCCGTCGTCGGCGAAACGCTGGAGATGCGCGGCACTCCGATGGGTCTGCTGGGCACGCCGAGCCCGGACGACGACGCGTGGATCATCTTCACCTCCGGTTCGACCGGCAAGCCCAAGGGCGTCGCCGTCTCGCACCGGTCCGCCGCCGCGTTCGTGGACGCCGAGGCCCGCCTGTTCCTGCCGGACGACCCGATCGGCCCGGACGACCGCGTGCTCGCCGGCCTGTCGGTGGCGTTCGACGCCTCGTGCGAGGAGATGTGGCTCGCCTGGCGCAACGGCGCGTGCCTGGTGCCCGCGCCCCGGGCGTTGGTGCGCACCGGTTTCGACCTCGGCCCGTGGTTGGTCGAGCGCGAGGTGACGGTGGTGTCCACGGTGCCGACGCTGGCCGCGCTGTGGCCGGTGGACGCGCTGGACGACGTCCGGCTGCTGATCTTCGGCGGTGAGGCGTGCCCGCCCGAACTGGCCGAGCGGCTCGCCGTCGACGGCCGCGAGGTGTGGAACACGTACGGCCCGACCGAGGCCACCGTGGTGGCGTGCGCGGCACGGCTGACCGGTGACGGTCCCGTGCGCATCGGCCTGCCGCTGGACGGCTGGGAGCTGGCCGTGGTCGACGCCACGGGCGCGCCGGTGCCGATGGGCGGTTCCGGTGAGCTGGTGATCGGCGGCGTCGGCCTGGCCCGCTACCTCGACCCGGCCAAGGACGCGGAGAAGTTCGCGCCGCTGCCCGGGTTGGCCTCGTACGGGCCGGGCTGGGACCGCGCCTACCGCAGCGGTGACCTGGTCCGCGCCGAACCCGAGGGCCTGCTGTTCCTCGGCCGCGCGGACGAGCAGGTCAAGCTCGGTGGACGGCGGATCGAGCTGGGCGAGGTGGACGCGGCGTTGCAGGCGCTGCCCACCGTCGCCGGCGCAGCCGCGGCCGTGCGCACCACCAAGGGCGGCAACCAGGTCCTGGTCGGGTACGTCGTCGCTGCCGAAGACTTCGACCACGCCGACGCGTTGGCCCGGCTGCGGACCGCCCTGCCCGCGGCGCTCGTGCCGCTGCTCGCCGTGGTGGACACCCTGCCCACGCGCACGTCCGGCAAGGTGGACCGGGCCGCGCTGCCGTGGCCGCTGCCGTCCCTCGACGTCGGCGTGCCCGAGGACACCCTCACCGGCACCGAGGCGTGGCTGGCGGAGCAGTGGACGGAGCTGCTGGGCGCGCGGATCACCAGTCCAGACGCGGACTTCTTCGCCCACGGCGGCGGCAGCCTCGCCGCCGCGCAGCTCGTCTCCACGATCCGGACCCGCCACTCCGGCGGTTCGGTCAACGACATCTACCAGCACCCCACGCTGCGGCAGCTGGCCGCGCGGCTGGACGAGCTGAGCGGCCACCGTGCCGCCACCCGCGAGGTCGTGCCGACGCCGCGGCGGACCGGCGTGATCCAGTCCCTGCTGCTGATCCCGCTCATGAGCCTCATCGGCTTGCGCTGGTCGGTCGCCCTGGCCGCGGTCGGCAACCTCATCGGCTTCACCACGCCGGTCTCGTGGTGGTGGATCGCCGCCGGGTGGCTGCTGTTCGTCAGCCCGCCCGGCAAGGTCGCCATCGCGGCGGGCGGCGCACGGCTGCTGCTGCGCGGTCTGCGTCCGGGCACGTACCCGCGTGGCGGCGGCGTGCACCTGCGGCTGTGGACCGCCGAACGGCTGGCCGAGTTCAGCGGCGCGACGAACCTCGCCGGGTCGTGGCTCACGCACTACGCCCGCGCGTTGGGCGCGAAGATCGGCCCCGACGTCGACCTGCACTCCGCGCCGCCGGTGACCGGGATGCTCAAGCTCGGCAAGGGCAGCGCGATCGAGCCCGAGGTGGACCTGACCGGGCACTGGGTGGACGGCGACCGGCTGCACGTCGGCCGCATCCGGGTCGGCGCGGGCGCGTCGGTCGGCGCGCGCAGCACGCTGTTCCCCGGCGCGCGGGTCGCCAAGCGGGCCGAGGTCGCGCCCGGTTCCGGGGTGACCGGCTCGGTGCCGACCGGGCAGCGGTGGGCCGGTGTGCCCGCGACGCGCGACGGCAAGGCCGGTCGTCCCGGTCCGCGTCCGCCGCGGTCGCTGTGGTGGAAGCTGGTCTACGCGGTGACGACGTCCGCGCTGGGGTTGCTGCCGGTGGCGGCGGCCGTTCCGGCGGTGCTGCTGGTCGTGCGCCAGCCGTTGACTCTCGGGTCGGCGCTGCTCTCGGTGCCGTTGGCGACGGTGGCGTGGCTGGGCGCGTACGCGCTGCTGGTCCTCGTGTCCGTGCGGCTGCTCGGGATCGGGCTGCGGGCCGGGACGTACCCGGTGCACAGCCGGATCGCCTGGCAGGCGTGGACCACCGAACGGCTGATGAACATGGCGCGGGTCGCGCTGTTCCCGCTGTACGCGAGCCTGTTCACGCCGGTGTGGCTGCGTGCGCTGGGGATGAAGGTCGGCCGCCGGGTCGAGGCGTCGACCGTGCTCGCGCTGCCGAAGATGACCACGATCGGCGACGGCGCGTTCCTGGCCGACGACACCATGGTCGCCTCCTACGAGCTGGGTGGCGGCTGGCTGCGGATCGCCGCCGCGCGGGTCGGCAAGCGGGCGTTCCTGGGCAACTCGGGGATGACCGCGCCGGGCCGCTCGGTGCCGAACCGCGGCCTGGTGGGCGTGCTGTCGGCGACGCCGAAGCGGGCCAAGGCGGGCAGCTCGTACCTGGGCATGCCCCCGATGAAGCTGCCGCGCGCGGCCGAGCAGGGCGACCAGAGCCGCACGTTCGACCCGCCGCGTCGGCTGGTCGTGGCACGGGCGCTGGTCGAGCTGTGCCGGGTCGTGCCGGTGATGTGCCACGTCGCGCTGGTCGTGGGTGTGGTGTTCGCGCTGCGTGCCGTGATGTCCCTGTGGGCGTGGCCGCTGCTGGCCGGGCTGGTGCTGCTCGCCGCGGGTGTCGCGGCGTGCGCGGTGGCGGCGGTGGCGAAGTGGCTGCTGGTCGGCCGGTTCCGGGCCCGTGAGCACCCGCTGTGGAGCGGGTTCGTCTGGCGCAACGAGCTGGCGGACACGTTCGTCGAGGTGCTGGCGGTGCCGTGGCTGGTCGGCTCGGCGGGCGGGTCGCCGGTGATGGCGCTGTGGCTGCGGTCGCTGGGCGCGCGGATCGGGCGCGGCACGTGGATCGAGTCGTACTGGTTCCCGGAGTCGGACCTGGTGCGGCTGGGCGACGGCGCGACCGTGAACCGGGGGTGCGTGGTGCAGACCCACCTCTTCCATGATCGGATCCTGCGCATGGACAAGGTGGATTTGGCGGACGGGGCCACGCTCGGCCCGCACGGGATCGTGCTGCCCGGTGCGACGGTCGGCGCGCACGCGACGGTCGGCCCGGCGTCGTTGGTGATGCGCGGCGAGCACGTGCCGGCGGGCACGCGGTGGCTGGGCAACCCGATCTCCGCCTGGCGATGA
- a CDS encoding RNA polymerase sigma factor → MTEAPTDAIGVLALTNAPGVGPPPKAGPTESDAAESDAPESDAELWRTIAGDGPEAHAAFTELFQRHAEAVWNYAYRLTASWAQADDLLSTAFLNAWRTRGRAVLTRDSARPWLFTVTARLARDERRAGARLTALLQRLSRTTAEHDHADAVVEGDFAERRLRRMVEAVDRLPRGEREAVRLCLLGEVSTADAARLLGIAEASVRSRTSRARARLRELLKEDSDD, encoded by the coding sequence ATGACGGAAGCTCCAACGGATGCGATCGGGGTGTTGGCGTTGACCAACGCTCCCGGTGTCGGTCCACCCCCGAAAGCCGGCCCGACTGAATCGGACGCCGCGGAATCGGACGCTCCGGAATCGGACGCCGAGCTGTGGCGCACGATCGCGGGCGACGGACCGGAGGCGCACGCCGCCTTCACCGAGTTGTTCCAGCGGCACGCCGAGGCGGTGTGGAACTACGCCTACCGGCTCACGGCGTCGTGGGCGCAGGCCGACGACCTGCTGTCGACCGCGTTCCTCAACGCCTGGCGCACCAGGGGCCGGGCGGTCCTGACGCGGGACTCCGCGCGCCCCTGGCTGTTCACCGTCACGGCCCGCCTGGCCCGTGACGAACGCCGCGCCGGCGCACGGCTGACCGCGTTGCTCCAACGGTTGTCCCGCACGACCGCCGAACACGATCACGCCGACGCGGTCGTGGAGGGCGATTTCGCCGAACGCCGCCTGCGCCGCATGGTCGAGGCCGTCGACCGCCTGCCGCGCGGCGAGCGTGAGGCCGTCCGACTCTGCCTGCTCGGCGAGGTGTCCACGGCCGACGCAGCCCGGCTGCTCGGCATCGCCGAAGCCAGCGTCCGCTCCCGCACGTCCCGCGCCCGTGCCCGACTCCGCGAGCTGCTCAAGGAGGATTCCGATGACTGA
- a CDS encoding alpha/beta hydrolase family protein: MPAPVTATPSAVPAMTTPIISVKPVVLPAPERGDDLQVRVSAPASGAGLPVLVLAHGFGKSMSSYDPLVDFWAGNGFVVIQPTFLDSRTLGITPADPRYADIWRIRVQDVGHVLDELDHILAEVPGLGDRVDRDRIAVAGHSWGGQTAGMLLGARVVGADGQPGPDKTDARVKAGVLLATTGLGGDDLTPFAKENFSFMSPDFDRLTTPTLVVAGDHDQSALSTRGPDWFTDVHRHSPGARSLLTLFGGEHLLGGIHAYNATDTTDESPERVALIRWACWAYLRSALGIDDIAWKQVQAELAETTDPIGRIDDK, encoded by the coding sequence ATGCCCGCACCCGTCACGGCCACGCCGAGCGCCGTCCCGGCCATGACCACCCCGATCATCAGCGTCAAGCCGGTTGTCCTGCCCGCGCCGGAACGTGGCGACGACCTACAGGTGCGCGTGTCGGCCCCGGCTTCCGGCGCCGGTCTCCCGGTCCTCGTCCTCGCCCACGGCTTCGGCAAGTCGATGTCCTCCTACGACCCGCTGGTCGATTTCTGGGCGGGCAACGGCTTCGTCGTCATCCAGCCCACGTTCCTCGACTCGCGCACCCTCGGCATCACCCCCGCCGACCCCCGGTACGCGGACATCTGGCGCATCCGGGTGCAGGACGTCGGACATGTGCTCGACGAACTCGACCACATCCTCGCCGAAGTCCCGGGGCTCGGTGACCGCGTCGACCGGGACCGCATCGCCGTCGCGGGACACTCCTGGGGTGGGCAGACCGCCGGCATGCTTCTCGGCGCACGCGTCGTCGGCGCGGACGGACAGCCGGGACCCGACAAGACCGATGCCCGCGTGAAAGCCGGTGTGCTCCTGGCGACGACGGGCCTCGGCGGCGACGACCTGACGCCGTTCGCCAAGGAGAACTTCTCCTTCATGAGCCCCGACTTCGACCGCCTGACCACACCGACCCTCGTGGTCGCGGGCGACCACGACCAGTCCGCGCTCTCCACTCGTGGCCCCGACTGGTTCACCGACGTGCACCGGCACAGCCCCGGCGCCCGCAGCCTGCTCACCCTGTTCGGGGGCGAGCACCTGCTCGGCGGGATCCACGCCTACAACGCCACGGACACCACCGACGAGAGCCCCGAGCGCGTCGCGTTGATCCGGTGGGCTTGCTGGGCCTACCTCCGCAGCGCTCTCGGGATCGACGACATCGCGTGGAAGCAGGTGCAGGCCGAACTCGCGGAGACCACCGACCCGATCGGGCGTATCGACGACAAGTGA
- the surE gene encoding 5'/3'-nucleotidase SurE gives MRVLITNDDGIDSPGLAALARGAVAHGWTTVVAAPAAEASGTSAGLTAAEDHDRVRVERRELAGLDGVPGHAVSAHPALIAMVAAQGAFGDPPDIVLSGVNRGANVGRAVLHSGTVGAALTAAINGARAMAVSLDVGLDPDVHHHWDTAVAVAAGLFDHLASMPAGTVLNLNVPNCADTREPRRASLAEFGSVRSRVKHTDDGTIGIATVLVEGELPPGSDAALLASGHPTVTPLRSVAEDLDLVFEPS, from the coding sequence ATGAGGGTGCTCATCACCAACGACGACGGCATCGACTCGCCCGGCCTGGCCGCCTTGGCGCGCGGCGCCGTGGCGCACGGGTGGACGACCGTGGTCGCCGCGCCCGCCGCCGAGGCCAGCGGCACGAGCGCCGGACTGACCGCCGCCGAGGACCACGACCGGGTCCGGGTCGAACGCCGCGAACTGGCCGGACTGGACGGCGTGCCCGGCCACGCCGTCTCCGCGCACCCCGCCCTCATCGCCATGGTCGCCGCGCAGGGCGCGTTCGGCGACCCGCCCGACATCGTGCTGTCCGGCGTGAACAGGGGCGCGAACGTCGGCCGCGCGGTCCTGCACTCCGGCACCGTCGGGGCCGCCCTCACCGCCGCCATCAACGGCGCACGCGCGATGGCGGTGTCCCTCGACGTCGGGCTGGACCCGGACGTCCACCACCACTGGGACACCGCCGTCGCGGTCGCCGCCGGGCTGTTCGACCACCTCGCCTCGATGCCGGCCGGCACGGTGCTCAACCTCAACGTGCCGAACTGCGCCGACACGCGCGAACCGCGCCGGGCGAGCCTCGCCGAGTTCGGCTCCGTGCGGAGCCGGGTCAAGCACACGGACGACGGCACGATCGGCATCGCCACCGTCCTCGTGGAAGGCGAACTGCCTCCGGGCAGCGACGCCGCCCTACTGGCGAGCGGTCACCCGACCGTCACACCCCTGCGGTCGGTGGCCGAAGACCTCGACCTCGTGTTCGAACCGTCCTAA
- a CDS encoding PfkB family carbohydrate kinase: MTGRVAVFAPSPELTVTVEELDGTPDIHIHAGGQGVWMSRMIESLGAKAVLCSALGGETGHVLRHLIGVELKARDVAARNGGYVHDRRDGGRDLVVRMPADPLSRHELDDLYEMTLIEALNAGVAVLSGPAADDTPVPDSVYERLANDLRGNGCRVVVDLSGARLAAALAGGPTVVKVSHEELVSDGRAESDALPDLVQGALKIADCGASAVVVSRAAEETLTWIDGDVYLVDVPDLSPVDTRGGGDSMTAGLAAGLALGGSIEDSLKLGAAAGAVNVTRHGLGTGSGDVVRALVDRVKLRPWEDA, translated from the coding sequence ATGACGGGTCGAGTAGCGGTGTTCGCGCCGTCGCCTGAGCTGACGGTGACGGTGGAAGAGCTGGACGGCACGCCCGACATCCACATCCACGCCGGAGGGCAGGGGGTGTGGATGTCGCGCATGATCGAATCCTTGGGCGCCAAGGCGGTGCTGTGCTCGGCGTTGGGCGGGGAGACCGGGCACGTGCTGCGGCACCTGATCGGGGTCGAGCTGAAGGCGCGGGACGTTGCCGCCCGCAACGGCGGGTACGTGCACGACCGGCGTGACGGCGGACGCGACCTGGTGGTGCGGATGCCCGCCGACCCGCTGTCCCGCCACGAGCTGGACGACCTGTACGAGATGACCCTGATCGAGGCGCTGAACGCGGGTGTCGCGGTGCTCAGCGGTCCCGCCGCGGACGACACGCCGGTGCCCGACTCAGTGTACGAACGCCTCGCCAACGATCTACGCGGCAACGGCTGCCGCGTGGTCGTGGACCTGTCCGGCGCCCGGCTCGCCGCCGCGCTCGCGGGCGGCCCCACGGTGGTGAAGGTCAGCCACGAGGAGTTGGTGTCGGACGGGCGCGCCGAGTCCGACGCCCTGCCGGACCTGGTCCAGGGCGCCCTGAAGATCGCCGACTGCGGCGCGAGCGCGGTCGTCGTGTCCCGGGCCGCGGAGGAGACGTTGACCTGGATCGACGGTGACGTGTACCTGGTGGACGTGCCCGATCTGAGCCCCGTCGACACGCGCGGCGGCGGTGACTCGATGACCGCCGGACTGGCCGCCGGACTGGCCCTGGGCGGCTCGATCGAGGACTCGCTGAAACTCGGCGCGGCGGCCGGCGCGGTCAACGTGACCAGACACGGGCTGGGCACCGGCAGCGGTGACGTGGTGCGCGCGCTGGTCGACCGGGTGAAGCTGAGGCCGTGGGAGGACGCATGA
- a CDS encoding M1 family metallopeptidase produces the protein MTGYLPDHGDGGYRVAHYDLDLDYKPHTGRLGGRATLSAVASAPLTRVVLDFDALAVSRVLVDGKPARHTHGGGKLRIRPTRPVDGPFTMEVRYSGVARPIRTRHWGELGWDQLADGALVASQPVGASSWFPCNDLVRDKATYRISVTAPSSYVVLANGVQVEGRTGGSSTTWVYEQAEPMATYLASVQIGQYVRVPLGGGQDVAAPARLVRDVRHDFARQPRMMTVFEELFGPYPFRAYQVVVTDDELEVPVEAQGMSVFGANHVDGRRGHERLVAHELAHQWFGNSVGLADWRDIWLNEGFACYAEWLWSERSGGPTAAVLAERARARLTRAPQDLRIGDPGVANLFDDRVYKRGALTLHGLRTRQGDLDFFATLREWTDTHRHGTATTADFMALAQRHTTYPLSLFFRSWLEEPHLPAL, from the coding sequence ATGACCGGGTACCTCCCCGATCACGGCGACGGCGGTTACCGGGTCGCGCACTACGACCTGGACCTGGACTACAAGCCGCACACCGGACGGCTGGGCGGGCGGGCGACCCTGTCCGCCGTGGCCTCGGCGCCGTTGACGCGGGTCGTGCTGGACTTCGACGCGCTGGCGGTGAGCCGGGTGCTGGTGGACGGCAAACCGGCACGCCACACCCACGGCGGCGGCAAGCTGCGGATCCGGCCGACACGTCCGGTGGACGGGCCGTTCACCATGGAGGTCCGGTACTCGGGGGTCGCGCGCCCGATCCGGACCCGGCACTGGGGCGAGCTGGGCTGGGACCAGCTCGCCGACGGGGCGTTGGTGGCGAGCCAGCCGGTCGGCGCGTCGTCCTGGTTCCCGTGCAACGACCTGGTGCGGGACAAGGCGACGTACCGGATCTCCGTCACCGCGCCGTCGTCGTACGTGGTGCTGGCGAACGGCGTGCAGGTCGAGGGTCGCACCGGCGGCAGCAGCACGACGTGGGTCTACGAGCAGGCCGAGCCGATGGCGACGTACCTGGCGTCCGTGCAGATCGGGCAGTACGTGCGGGTGCCGTTGGGCGGCGGCCAGGACGTGGCCGCGCCCGCCCGGCTGGTGCGGGACGTCCGGCACGACTTCGCCCGGCAGCCGCGGATGATGACCGTGTTCGAGGAGCTGTTCGGCCCCTACCCGTTCCGCGCCTACCAGGTCGTGGTGACCGACGACGAGCTGGAGGTGCCGGTCGAGGCGCAGGGCATGTCGGTGTTCGGCGCCAACCACGTGGACGGGCGGCGCGGGCACGAACGGCTGGTCGCGCACGAGTTGGCGCACCAGTGGTTCGGCAACAGCGTCGGCCTGGCCGACTGGCGGGACATCTGGCTCAACGAGGGTTTCGCCTGCTACGCCGAGTGGCTGTGGTCGGAACGCTCCGGCGGCCCCACCGCCGCAGTCCTCGCCGAACGGGCGCGTGCCCGGCTGACCCGCGCACCGCAGGACCTCAGGATCGGCGACCCCGGCGTGGCGAACCTGTTCGACGACCGGGTCTACAAGCGTGGCGCGCTCACCTTGCACGGCCTGCGGACCCGCCAAGGCGACCTCGACTTCTTCGCCACTCTCCGTGAATGGACCGACACCCACCGGCACGGCACCGCGACGACCGCCGACTTCATGGCCTTGGCCCAACGCCACACCACCTACCCGCTGAGCCTCTTCTTCCGCTCCTGGCTGGAGGAACCACACCTCCCGGCGCTGTGA
- a CDS encoding cytochrome P450, protein MQLTAEFAPDRQTLVGGPLRGWQHHAHEDALARLGPVHPAELPNGLEVLVTTLGLEATRALLNDGRMAKDAASLRSAMQDQLARKGRPTDLSRIIGPSMLNTDPPHHRKLRALVSQAFTSRRVEELRPAVEKTAREMVAALPQDADLISGLAFPFPLAVICDLLGVPAEDRAQLHHWTTAMMTERPELVVPASDAMFGYLAGLIEYKREQPDDALLSAMAQAEIDGDRLTPEELLTTAILLVVAGHETTTGLIGNAATALLATPGAWAALNEDTVSAAVEETARWDPPVRVTPHYRATVDVDVPGGVIPEGSVVMIGMGTAGRDPLVHGPTADRFDPTRVPATGNATLGHATFGYGVHFCVGHYLARIETRAALLALRERAPQARLSVDAAELERGDKVVPNTFAAVHVALDA, encoded by the coding sequence GTGCAGCTGACCGCGGAGTTCGCCCCGGACCGACAGACCCTTGTCGGCGGTCCGCTGCGCGGATGGCAGCACCACGCGCACGAGGACGCGCTGGCACGTCTCGGTCCCGTGCACCCGGCCGAACTGCCGAACGGTCTGGAAGTCCTGGTCACCACGCTGGGCCTGGAGGCGACCAGGGCCCTGCTCAACGACGGCCGGATGGCCAAGGACGCCGCCTCGCTGCGGTCCGCGATGCAGGACCAGTTGGCGCGCAAGGGCAGACCGACCGACCTGTCCCGGATCATCGGCCCGTCGATGCTCAACACGGACCCGCCGCACCACCGCAAGCTGCGCGCGCTCGTGTCGCAGGCGTTCACGTCACGCCGTGTCGAAGAGCTGCGCCCGGCGGTGGAGAAGACGGCCCGCGAGATGGTCGCCGCCCTGCCCCAGGACGCCGACCTGATCAGCGGACTGGCGTTCCCGTTTCCCCTGGCGGTGATCTGCGACCTGCTCGGCGTGCCGGCCGAGGACCGCGCCCAGTTGCACCACTGGACCACGGCGATGATGACCGAACGCCCTGAGCTGGTCGTGCCCGCCTCCGACGCCATGTTCGGCTACCTCGCCGGTCTGATCGAGTACAAGCGCGAGCAGCCGGACGACGCGCTGCTCAGCGCGATGGCGCAGGCGGAGATCGACGGCGACCGGCTGACCCCCGAAGAACTGCTGACCACCGCGATCCTGCTTGTCGTGGCGGGACACGAGACCACGACCGGCCTCATCGGCAACGCCGCCACCGCCCTGCTCGCCACCCCCGGCGCGTGGGCGGCGTTGAACGAGGACACCGTGTCCGCCGCGGTCGAGGAAACGGCACGCTGGGACCCGCCGGTCCGCGTCACCCCGCACTACCGCGCCACCGTCGACGTGGACGTGCCCGGCGGCGTCATCCCGGAGGGTTCCGTGGTGATGATCGGCATGGGCACGGCCGGTCGCGACCCGCTGGTGCACGGACCGACCGCGGACCGCTTCGACCCGACGCGCGTGCCCGCGACCGGCAACGCGACGCTGGGCCACGCGACGTTCGGCTACGGGGTGCACTTCTGCGTGGGCCACTACCTGGCCCGGATCGAGACGCGCGCCGCACTCTTGGCGTTGCGTGAACGCGCGCCGCAGGCACGGCTGTCGGTGGACGCGGCCGAGTTGGAGCGTGGCGACAAGGTCGTGCCCAACACCTTCGCCGCCGTGCACGTGGCGTTGGACGCGTAG